The genomic segment TGGTGCTGTTACTGGATACGCTTAACGGTGTTCATTTTACGCCGTTAACTTTTAAATAACTTTACAGCGTTAACATTACAGCGTAAAGTTAACGTAACGCCGTGATCTGATCTAGTCCCCTGCCATGATCCATTGGGCGGCGTCTTTGGCGTGGTAGGTGAGGATCATATCTGCGCCCGCCCGTTTAATCCCCGTCAGCGCCTCTAAGACGACGCGCTGTTCATCAATCCAGCCGTTCCGCGCCGCCGCCTTAACCATGCTGTACTCGCCGCTCACATTATAGGCGGCAAGGGGGTGATCAAACGCCTGACGCACGCGCCAGACGAGATCGAGGTATGCCAGCGCGGGCTTCACCATGAGCATATCTGCCCCTTCGTCAACGTCCAGCCGCGCCTCGCGGAGCGCCTCACGCGCATTTCCTGAGTCCATCTGATAGGCGCGGCGATCCCCGAACTGCGGGGCGCTCTGTGCCGCCTCCCGAAACGGACCATAGAACCCACTGGCAAATTTGACCGCGTAGGAGAGGATGCTCACCCCGCTGTGGCTGCTGCCATCCAATGCAGCGCGGATCGCTGCGACCATCCCATCCGCCATAGCGCTAGGGGCGACGACATCGGCGCCCGCATCGGCGTGGGAGAGCGCCACCCGTGCCAAAACATCCAGCGTTTGGTCATTCGCCACCTGCCCATCGTGGAGGATTCCGCAATGCCCGTGATCGGTGTATTCGCACATACAAACGTCGGTCATGACGACGATCTCTGGGGCGGCGTCTTTTGCGGCGCGAACTGCCTGTTGGACAATGCCATCGGGGGCGAAATTTTCGACACCGATGGGGTCTTTGCTGGCGGGCAAGCCGAACAGAATCACGGCGGGAATTCCCAAACGGGCAACCTCGCGTGCCTCCGCCGCAATCTGATCAACAGAGAGGTGAAAGACGCCGGGCATGGCGCTGATCTCCTCCCGAACATCGCGCCCATGAACGGCAAAAAGGGGGTAGACGAAATCGACGGGGGCAAGCCGCGTCTCACGGACAAGACGGCGCATGGCGGGGGTCGTCCGCAGGCGGCGTAAGCGGGTGCGTGGAAAGCTCATCATTGGAAATGCTCCTTAAGGACACGCAGCGCGTCCTGAATGGTTGCTGTTTCGGCGGTTAGTACCCTCTTGAATCCCCGTGTATGAGCGGCATCGGCTGTTGTCTTGCCCAAACAAACACAGACCGTATCGGTAGGGATTGGCTGCCCATCGTCATTGAGCAACCTCACAAACTGGGTAACGGCGGACGGGCTGAAAAATGTGACTGCCTCTACACCGGCATGGAGCGCGGCAAAGGCGGCGCGGTTGGGCGTCCCCCCTTCGGTGCGATAGACGGGAATTGCATCAACGACTGCGCCCCACTCCCTGAGTGCATCAGGGAGTTCGCGACGGGCGATCTCTGAACAGGGGAATAACACGCGCACTCCTCGCCAATCATAGCCATTTTGGAGGGCGGCGATCAAGCCCTTTGCACTCGATGATTCAGCCTGCACAGTGGGGGTGATCCCGTGTTTATGGAGCGCCCGCGCCGCTGCCGCGCCGATCACAGCGATCTGCCGGACGGTAAAGGCAGATGCCGAAATGCGCTGCAAAAGGGGAGGGATAGCGTTGACGCTGGTGAAGATGACCCACTCGTAACGGGTGAGGTCATGAAGCGCCTGATCCAACATTGGATTATTAGGAATAGGGGCAATGTGTATGGTGGAAAAATGAATGGGAACAGCCCCCTCATGGCGGAGCGCCTGAGCGAGTTCCTCCGCGTGTTCGGGCGGGCGGGTGATCAGGATTCGTTTGCCGTGCAGTACCCTTACTGGCTGGACTGCAACCAGCCTTCTTACAAGAAGGACGGACGTCGTTCGTTTGCCCTTGATCACCACCGCCGCTCCCCGGCAAGCGTATCGTGATAGGCGGGGCTGTCAACCACGAAGAGGTCAATCTCCTTGAATTTTGCTGTAGGCGGCGAACTGTTCCCGAAAGGTGGCGAGCATTGCCCCGCCCCGATCATAAATGGAGAAGCGAATATGAGCGAAGCGTCCCCAGAACGCCCCCCCCTGTGTCAGGTGATGATGAAAGGTGGTGGCTACCATAAGCGGATCATTCTGAAATACCCCGCAGCCCCACGCCCCCAAGACAAGGGTGGGGATGTTCTGGCTCGCTGCCAGCGCCAAGACTTTTCCCGCCCGTTCATGCAAAACAGCCGGAATAGCCGGGATGCTCTCTGGTTCGTTGTGGCGGATTGCCCCGGCGTTTGGGGCGGGGCTGGTGATGAAATCAACGGCGTAAGGCTGCTCCAACAATGTGCCATCATCACGCCGAAAGACGGGACAGGCGGGGCTGTAGATCATCCGATCTGAATAGAGCGCCGCAGCGTGGTGGCGATGGTAGGCATAATAATCGGGGCAGCGCCGCAGGCTAGGGTACAGCCCCGAACTGCGAGCAAGCGATTCTTCTTGTGCTTGTGCGCCGCTCAGAAAACCTCCGCCAGCATTCCGTGCCGAGGCAAAGTTAAGCGCCCCCACACGGGTGTAACGCCCAGCAGCCACCAACCGCGCACACCCTTCCAGTGTTGTCTCGCTGATGACCTCAAAGGTCGTTTCGGGGTAGGGAGATGGGGTAGCGATGACTTGATCGCGCAGGGCGGCGAGGGAATCGGGATCGTAGCAGCGCGTGGCAGAAAGGCACGCCGCCAACGAGTGGGCAAGTGAAACATTCGCGCCGTTTGGGGTTTCGTATTCCCCTTTCTCTAGGATGGTGATTGTTTGGGCGGCAATGGCGCGACGATTCATACGATCTCTCAGAACTACCTGCTAACCAGAGGGGGTTGGCTCATGCTGGCTGAGGTTAAAATCGACAAAGGATGTTGTTGCTGAGCGGACGGTGACTTGCATTTCATAATCGAGATTGCCCACATTCACCGTGAGGGTGTAATCGCCCGCCGGAACATCGCCAAAGACAAAATTTTCCCGCCACACGTCGTCGGGGACAATATTCCAATAGGTTTGGCTGTCCGTCCAGAAGGGGTTCACATAGGTTGTTGTCGTATCTACGACGCGCTTCCGCTGCCAAAGACGGACAAGGGCATCTTGGATAGGCTGCCCATTGGGGGCAAGGATGCGCCCGGCAATGACACCATGCCCTTCAAAGGGGACCATCCACAAAATCGGGTTGCGCGTGGCATTGTATTTGTTGCTGCCAACGCGCACTTCAAAATGAACATGAGGTCCGCTGACCATCCCAGAGCGCCCGCTCAAGCCAACGACATCCCCCATGCGAACACGATCACCCGCTGAGACCAAAAACAAAGAAAGGTGTGCATAGAGGGTGTAGAGCCGGCGTCCG from the Anaerolineales bacterium genome contains:
- the hemB gene encoding porphobilinogen synthase, with amino-acid sequence MSFPRTRLRRLRTTPAMRRLVRETRLAPVDFVYPLFAVHGRDVREEISAMPGVFHLSVDQIAAEAREVARLGIPAVILFGLPASKDPIGVENFAPDGIVQQAVRAAKDAAPEIVVMTDVCMCEYTDHGHCGILHDGQVANDQTLDVLARVALSHADAGADVVAPSAMADGMVAAIRAALDGSSHSGVSILSYAVKFASGFYGPFREAAQSAPQFGDRRAYQMDSGNAREALREARLDVDEGADMLMVKPALAYLDLVWRVRQAFDHPLAAYNVSGEYSMVKAAARNGWIDEQRVVLEALTGIKRAGADMILTYHAKDAAQWIMAGD
- a CDS encoding uroporphyrinogen-III synthase, whose amino-acid sequence is MIKGKRTTSVLLVRRLVAVQPVRVLHGKRILITRPPEHAEELAQALRHEGAVPIHFSTIHIAPIPNNPMLDQALHDLTRYEWVIFTSVNAIPPLLQRISASAFTVRQIAVIGAAAARALHKHGITPTVQAESSSAKGLIAALQNGYDWRGVRVLFPCSEIARRELPDALREWGAVVDAIPVYRTEGGTPNRAAFAALHAGVEAVTFFSPSAVTQFVRLLNDDGQPIPTDTVCVCLGKTTADAAHTRGFKRVLTAETATIQDALRVLKEHFQ
- a CDS encoding TIGR02452 family protein — encoded protein: MNRRAIAAQTITILEKGEYETPNGANVSLAHSLAACLSATRCYDPDSLAALRDQVIATPSPYPETTFEVISETTLEGCARLVAAGRYTRVGALNFASARNAGGGFLSGAQAQEESLARSSGLYPSLRRCPDYYAYHRHHAAALYSDRMIYSPACPVFRRDDGTLLEQPYAVDFITSPAPNAGAIRHNEPESIPAIPAVLHERAGKVLALAASQNIPTLVLGAWGCGVFQNDPLMVATTFHHHLTQGGAFWGRFAHIRFSIYDRGGAMLATFREQFAAYSKIQGD